A region from the Drosophila takahashii strain IR98-3 E-12201 chromosome 2L, DtakHiC1v2, whole genome shotgun sequence genome encodes:
- the ppk7 gene encoding pickpocket protein 19 isoform X2, whose product MTLVYFPTPKQQPKQRSRPAILVAQSAWQLALRFGKRTTIHGLDRLLSARASRWERFVWLCTFVSAFLGAVYVCLILSARYNAAHFQTVVDSTRYPVYRIPFPVITICNRNRLNWQRLTEAKSMFMANVTDSAQLSLFERIVGSYDDAYFGHFQSFEQLRNQPTEMMNYINFSQVVDFMTWRCDELLADCLWRHYAYNCCEIFFKRRSKNGLCWAFNSLETEEGRRMQLLDPMWPWRTGSAGPMSALSARVLIQSSKHWPGSKDKNAMKGIDVMVTEPFVWHNNPFYIPANTETTLEIEPIIYFYDNDTRGVRSDQRQCVFDTDKTIRIHNIMKNIVEWLDYDLTDT is encoded by the exons ATGACGCTGGTTTACTTTCCCACGCCAAAGCAGCAGCCAAAACAACGCAGTCGCCCAGCCATTCTAGTGGCTCAGTCCGCTTGGCAGCTCGCTCTGCGTTTCGGCAAGCGCACTACCATTCATGGCCTAGACAGGCTCCTTAGCGCCAGAGCCAGTAGGTGGGAGCGCTTTGTCTGGCTGTGTACCTTTGTGAGTGCATTCCTGGGGGCGGTTTATGTGTGCCTCATACTCTCGGCCCGCTACAACGCTGCCCACTTCCAGACGGTGGTCGATAGTACTCGTTACCCTGTGTATAGAATTCCTTTTCCGGTCATCACGATCTGCAACCGCAACCGCCTCAACTGGCAGCGTCTGACCGAGGCAAAATCAATGTTCATGGCGAACGTCACTGACTCCGCTCAGCTCTCGCTTTTCGAGCGCATTGTAGGCAGCTACGACGATGCCTACTTTGGCCATTTCCAGTCCTTCGAACAGTTGCGAAACCAGCCGACGGAAATGATGAACTACATTAATTTCAGCCAGGTGGTGGACTTCATGACCTGGCGGTGTGACGAATTACTCGCAGACTGCCTGTGGCGGCACTACGCCTACAACTGCTgcgaaatattctttaaacgGCGCAGCAAGAACGGACTGTGCTGGGCGTTCAACTCCCTGGAGACCGAGGAAGGCAGGCGGATGCAGCTGCTGGATCCCATGTGGCCGTGGCGTACAGGGTCGGCGGGCCCTATGAGCGCCCTCTCCGCTCGGGTCCTTATCCAAAGCTCTAAGCACTGGCCGGGCAGCAAGGATAAGAATGCAATGAAAGGTATCGATGTTATGGTAACCGAGCCCTTCGTGTGGCACAACAACCCGTTTTACATTCCCGCCAATACTGAGACAACACTGGAGATCGAGCCCATCATTTATTTCTATGACAATGACACCCGAGGAGTTCGATCCGACCAGCGTCAGTGCGTGTTTGAT ACAGATAAAACTATAAGAATTCACaatattatgaaaaatatagTCGAGTGGCTCGACTACGACTTAACCGATACTTAG
- the ppk7 gene encoding pickpocket protein 19 isoform X3 yields the protein MTLVYFPTPKQQPKQRSRPAILVAQSAWQLALRFGKRTTIHGLDRLLSARASRWERFVWLCTFVSAFLGAVYVCLILSARYNAAHFQTVVDSTRYPVYRIPFPVITICNRNRLNWQRLTEAKSMFMANVTDSAQLSLFERIVGSYDDAYFGHFQSFEQLRNQPTEMMNYINFSQVVDFMTWRCDELLADCLWRHYAYNCCEIFFKRRSKNGLCWAFNSLETEEGRRMQLLDPMWPWRTGSAGPMSALSARVLIQSSKHWPGSKDKNAMKGIDVMVTEPFVWHNNPFYIPANTETTLEIEPIIYFYDNDTRGVRSDQRQCVFDLWWNCRTVSWLLLNKWHGVGLLFVY from the coding sequence ATGACGCTGGTTTACTTTCCCACGCCAAAGCAGCAGCCAAAACAACGCAGTCGCCCAGCCATTCTAGTGGCTCAGTCCGCTTGGCAGCTCGCTCTGCGTTTCGGCAAGCGCACTACCATTCATGGCCTAGACAGGCTCCTTAGCGCCAGAGCCAGTAGGTGGGAGCGCTTTGTCTGGCTGTGTACCTTTGTGAGTGCATTCCTGGGGGCGGTTTATGTGTGCCTCATACTCTCGGCCCGCTACAACGCTGCCCACTTCCAGACGGTGGTCGATAGTACTCGTTACCCTGTGTATAGAATTCCTTTTCCGGTCATCACGATCTGCAACCGCAACCGCCTCAACTGGCAGCGTCTGACCGAGGCAAAATCAATGTTCATGGCGAACGTCACTGACTCCGCTCAGCTCTCGCTTTTCGAGCGCATTGTAGGCAGCTACGACGATGCCTACTTTGGCCATTTCCAGTCCTTCGAACAGTTGCGAAACCAGCCGACGGAAATGATGAACTACATTAATTTCAGCCAGGTGGTGGACTTCATGACCTGGCGGTGTGACGAATTACTCGCAGACTGCCTGTGGCGGCACTACGCCTACAACTGCTgcgaaatattctttaaacgGCGCAGCAAGAACGGACTGTGCTGGGCGTTCAACTCCCTGGAGACCGAGGAAGGCAGGCGGATGCAGCTGCTGGATCCCATGTGGCCGTGGCGTACAGGGTCGGCGGGCCCTATGAGCGCCCTCTCCGCTCGGGTCCTTATCCAAAGCTCTAAGCACTGGCCGGGCAGCAAGGATAAGAATGCAATGAAAGGTATCGATGTTATGGTAACCGAGCCCTTCGTGTGGCACAACAACCCGTTTTACATTCCCGCCAATACTGAGACAACACTGGAGATCGAGCCCATCATTTATTTCTATGACAATGACACCCGAGGAGTTCGATCCGACCAGCGTCAGTGCGTGTTTGAT
- the ppk7 gene encoding pickpocket protein 19 isoform X4, translated as MTLVYFPTPKQQPKQRSRPAILVAQSAWQLALRFGKRTTIHGLDRLLSARASRWERFVWLCTFVSAFLGAVYVCLILSARYNAAHFQTVVDSTRYPVYRIPFPVITICNRNRLNWQRLTEAKSMFMANVTDSAQLSLFERIVGSYDDAYFGHFQSFEQLRNQPTEMMNYINFSQVVDFMTWRCDELLADCLWRHYAYNCCEIFFKRRSKNGLCWAFNSLETEEGRRMQLLDPMWPWRTGSAGPMSALSARVLIQSSKHWPGSKDKNAMKGIDVMVTEPFVWHNNPFYIPANTETTLEIEPIIYFYDNDTRGVRSDQRQCVFDLALVELPDCFLAAP; from the coding sequence ATGACGCTGGTTTACTTTCCCACGCCAAAGCAGCAGCCAAAACAACGCAGTCGCCCAGCCATTCTAGTGGCTCAGTCCGCTTGGCAGCTCGCTCTGCGTTTCGGCAAGCGCACTACCATTCATGGCCTAGACAGGCTCCTTAGCGCCAGAGCCAGTAGGTGGGAGCGCTTTGTCTGGCTGTGTACCTTTGTGAGTGCATTCCTGGGGGCGGTTTATGTGTGCCTCATACTCTCGGCCCGCTACAACGCTGCCCACTTCCAGACGGTGGTCGATAGTACTCGTTACCCTGTGTATAGAATTCCTTTTCCGGTCATCACGATCTGCAACCGCAACCGCCTCAACTGGCAGCGTCTGACCGAGGCAAAATCAATGTTCATGGCGAACGTCACTGACTCCGCTCAGCTCTCGCTTTTCGAGCGCATTGTAGGCAGCTACGACGATGCCTACTTTGGCCATTTCCAGTCCTTCGAACAGTTGCGAAACCAGCCGACGGAAATGATGAACTACATTAATTTCAGCCAGGTGGTGGACTTCATGACCTGGCGGTGTGACGAATTACTCGCAGACTGCCTGTGGCGGCACTACGCCTACAACTGCTgcgaaatattctttaaacgGCGCAGCAAGAACGGACTGTGCTGGGCGTTCAACTCCCTGGAGACCGAGGAAGGCAGGCGGATGCAGCTGCTGGATCCCATGTGGCCGTGGCGTACAGGGTCGGCGGGCCCTATGAGCGCCCTCTCCGCTCGGGTCCTTATCCAAAGCTCTAAGCACTGGCCGGGCAGCAAGGATAAGAATGCAATGAAAGGTATCGATGTTATGGTAACCGAGCCCTTCGTGTGGCACAACAACCCGTTTTACATTCCCGCCAATACTGAGACAACACTGGAGATCGAGCCCATCATTTATTTCTATGACAATGACACCCGAGGAGTTCGATCCGACCAGCGTCAGTGCGTGTTTGAT